Proteins co-encoded in one Brassica rapa cultivar Chiifu-401-42 chromosome A02, CAAS_Brap_v3.01, whole genome shotgun sequence genomic window:
- the LOC103852997 gene encoding probable acyl-activating enzyme 5, peroxisomal, with amino-acid sequence MEELKPSAANSPPLTPLGFLERAATVYGDCTSIIYGNSTVYTWRETNLRCLRVASSLSSIGIKRSDVVSVLSANTPAMYELQFAVPMSGAILNNINTRLDATTVSVLLRHCESKLLFVDVFYSDLAVEAIKKLDKPPILVLIEEDEEGGDGADVADRSKFCYSYSVLVERGDPDFNWIRPESEWDPIVVNYTSGTTSSPKGVVHCHRGIFVMSLDSLIDWTVPKNPVYLWTLPIFHANGWCYPWAIAAVGGTNVCLRKFQAPLIHRLIRDHGVTHMCGAPVVLNMLTATHEEPLKSPVHFLTAGSSPPVTVLLRAESLGFVISHGYGLTETAGVVVSCAWKPQWNRLPASDQARLKGRQGVGTVGFTEIDVVDPASGRSVERDGATMGEIVMRGSSVMLGYLKDPVGTRKTLKNGWFFTGDVGVLHGDGYLEIKDRSKDVIITGGENVSSVEVEAVLYTHSAVNEAAVVARPDEQWGETPCAFVSLKPGLTRKPTEKEMIEYCREKMPRYMVPKTVVFLDELPKTSTGKIPKFVLKEMANKMGSTRLSRL; translated from the coding sequence atggaGGAGTTGAAGCCAAGTGCTGCAAACTCACCACCGTTGACGCCCTTAGGCTTCCTCGAAAGAGCAGCCACCGTGTATGGAGACTGTACCTCCATCATTTACGGCAACTCCACCGTGTACACATGGCGGGAGACCAATCTCCGTTGCCTCCGCGTCGCCTCCTCTCTGTCTTCAATCGGTATCAAAAGATCCGACGTCGTATCCGTCCTCTCCGCTAACACTCCGGCCATGTACGAGCTCCAGTTCGCCGTTCCGATGAGCGGCGCAATCCTCAACAACATCAACACTCGCCTCGACGCTACCACCGTCTCTGTTCTCCTCCGCCACTGCGAATCTAAGCTTCTCTTCGTCGACGTCTTTTACTCCGACCTCGCCGTCGAAGCGATCAAGAAACTTGACAAGCCGCCGATTCTCGTCCTCATCGAGGAGGACGAGGAGGGGGGAGATGGTGCTGACGTGGCGGACCGTTCGAAATTCTGTTACTCCTACAGTGTTTTAGTGGAGAGAGGAGATCCGGATTTTAACTGGATCCGACCCGAGAGCGAGTGGGATCCGATTGTGGTCAACTACACCTCCGGTACGACTTCGTCTCCCAAAGGAGTGGTTCACTGTCACAGGGGTATTTTCGTCATGTCGTTGGATTCATTAATCGACTGGACCGTACCGAAGAATCCGGTTTACTTGTGGACCCTACCGATATTCCACGCTAACGGTTGGTGTTACCCATGGGCTATCGCCGCCGTTGGAGGAACTAACGTCTGTTTACGTAAGTTCCAAGCGCCGTTAATCCACCGTTTGATCCGTGATCACGGCGTTACTCACATGTGCGGCGCGCCCGTTGTGCTTAACATGTTAACGGCGACTCATGAGGAACCTCTTAAAAGTCCGGTTCATTTCTTAACCGCCGGTTCTTCACCGCCGGTCACGGTGCTCCTCCGCGCGGAGTCTCTCGGTTTCGTTATCAGCCACGGGTACGGTTTAACGGAAACAGCCGGCGTGGTGGTCTCCTGCGCGTGGAAGCCACAGTGGAACCGTTTGCCGGCGAGTGATCAGGCGAGGCTGAAAGGCCGGCAAGGAGTGGGAACCGTCGGGTTTACTGAAATAGACGTGGTGGATCCGGCTTCGGGTCGGAGCGTGGAGAGAGATGGTGCAACGATGGGGGAGATAGTGATGAGAGGGAGTTCGGTCATGCTCGGTTACTTAAAAGATCCTGTCGGAACGAGGAAGACTCTGAAGAACGGGTGGTTCTTCACCGGAGACGTCGGAGTGTTGCACGGAGATGGGTATCTAGAGATTAAAGATAGGTCGAAAGATGTAATCATAACGGGTGGAGAGAATGTGAGTAGTGTGGAGGTGGAGGCGGTGTTGTACACGCACTCGGCGGtgaatgaagcggctgtggtgGCTAGACCGGATGAGCAATGGGGAGAGACGCCGTGTGCTTTCGTTAGTTTAAAACCTGGGTTGACCCGGAAACCCACGGAGAAGGAGATGATAGAGTATTGTAGGGAGAAGATGCCACGTTACATGGTGCCTAAAACGGTTGTGTTTCTTGATGAGTTGCCTAAGACATCTACAGGGAAGATTCCTAAGTTCGTGCTTAAGGAGATGGCTAATAAAATGGGTTCCACGAGGTTAAGTCGGTTGTAA
- the LOC103852998 gene encoding TATA-binding protein-associated factor 2N, whose product MEKYDRVVKKKDETPIDANEIRITSMGRARNYITYAMTLLQEKGSTEVVFKAMGRAINKTVNIVELIKRRIPDLHQNTSIGSTDITDTWEPKEEGLLPIETTRHVSMITITLSTKELNTSSIGYQCPIPVELVKPLGDIDYEGGEGSPGGRGRGRGRGRGRGRGGRGNAYVNVEYEDGGYERNQSYGGRGRGRGGRGRSSRGGRGRGGYNGPQNEYDAPQDGGYGYDAPPHEHRGYDDRGGYERRGGYNGGPQGRGGYDGPRRRGGYYDGPQRRGGYDGHQGRGGGYEGPPQGRDDYDDAPRRGRGRGGRGRGGGRGGGGFNNRADGPPVQAVA is encoded by the exons ATGGAGAAGTACGACCGtgtggtgaagaagaaggatgagACGCCGATTGACGCGAACGAGATTCGTATCACTAGTATGGGCAGGGCACGCAACTACATCACCTACGCCATGACTCTTCTCCAG GAGAAAGGGTCAACGGAAGTTGTGTTCAAGGCAATGGGAAGAGCTATCAACAAGACTGTGAACATTGTTGAGCTCATTAAG AGAAGGATCCCTGATCTTCATCAGAACACATCTATTGGATCCACCGACATCACAGACACATGGGAACCTAAAGAGGAAGGCCTTCTTCC TATTGAGACTACAAGGCATGTGTCTATGATAACCATTACCCTATCCACCAAAGAGCTTAACACATCCTCCATTGG ATACCAGTGCCCGATTCCTGTTGAGTTGGTGAAGCCATTAGGCGACATCGACTATGAAGGAGGAG AGGGTTCACCTGGTGGCAGAgggagaggaagaggaaggGGGAGAGGGAGAGGAAGAGGTGGCAGAG gGAATGCATATGTGAACGTTGAGTATGAAGATGGCGGTTATGAACGTAACCAGTCCTATGGTGGCAGAGGAAGAGGGCGTGGTGGCAGAGGACGCAGCAGCCGTGGTGgtcgaggaagaggaggatACAATGGTCCTCAGAATGAGTATGATGCACCACAAGATGGTGGTTACGGTTATGATGCTCCTCCTCATGAACACCGTGGATATGATGACCGTGGCGGTTACGAGCGTCGTGGTGGTTACAATGGGGGTCCTCAGGGGCGTGGTGGTTATGATGGTCCTCGGAGGCGTGGGGGTTATTATGATGGTCCTCAGAGGCGTGGTGGTTACGATGGTCATCAGGGGCGTGGTGGTGGTTATGAGGGTCCTCCTCAGGGCCGTGATGATTATGATGATGCTCCTCGGCGTGGACGTGGAAGGGGAGGTcgtggaagaggaggaggtCGCGGTGGTGGTGGATTCAACAACAGAGCAGATGGACCACCAGTCCAGGCAGTTGCTTGA